From Methanoculleus thermophilus, the proteins below share one genomic window:
- a CDS encoding chemotaxis protein CheA gives MSDEEVYRKLFVEESRENHENIVSNLLALESGEDHQAAIDEIFRSAHTLKGMSASMGFDAMEHLCHSMEDVFSLIRNGQQEVTAALIDLLLNCTDVIEDMLDAIEAGEPLSDEQSAQLVQELRAFAEDKSTAGQEVSNEAPPVEQAGGADECPIYTLSIAVDPASTMKDVRAMLVLQNLEEIGTIVSTTPSRELIEDGKFGDSFEVQVACEAGEDALRTVASGTEISLLSLTQSPAGGVVKESSPSPAPGPAPSPVPAPQVKPQAEPNVKPQTESAPPQHRSAKSEKSREIKNIRVDIQRLDRMMNLVEDLVINRGRLEQIARKYNIKEFDEALNMIGRSVSDLQNLMMGIRMMPLERIFNRFPRVVRDVANHDKKEVEFIIEGGETELDRSIMDGLADPLLHLIRNAVNHGIETPEIREANGKSRTGLVRLTAYRDKDNVVIEVEDDGAGIDPEKLRRKAVEKGLMTSEAASAATRDDLINLLFEPGFSTAETITDISGRGVGLDVVKKTIESLKGTIKIESELGKGTKFELVLPPTMAIIDVMMVRINGMRCAIPISNVVEVAQIRMEAIHQIGNSEAILLRDQILPMYRLEDMFGRAPKSDTLVVLQNNGKKCCIVVDTVDGKQEVVVKPLSALAGNCRGISGITIPGDGDVVPVLDVNTMI, from the coding sequence ATGTCTGATGAAGAGGTATACCGGAAGTTATTCGTAGAGGAGTCGCGGGAGAATCATGAGAATATTGTGAGCAACCTCCTTGCTCTTGAGAGCGGAGAAGATCATCAGGCCGCCATCGACGAGATCTTCCGTTCTGCACATACCCTCAAAGGGATGTCCGCGTCGATGGGATTTGATGCGATGGAGCACCTCTGCCACTCGATGGAAGATGTCTTCTCACTCATCCGCAACGGCCAGCAGGAAGTTACCGCAGCTCTCATCGACCTTCTGCTCAACTGCACCGATGTAATCGAGGATATGCTGGACGCTATCGAAGCGGGAGAGCCTCTCTCGGACGAACAGTCTGCGCAACTGGTGCAGGAACTCAGGGCCTTTGCCGAAGATAAGTCCACGGCAGGGCAAGAAGTGTCCAATGAAGCGCCTCCCGTGGAGCAGGCCGGAGGGGCAGATGAGTGTCCAATCTACACTCTCTCGATTGCCGTTGACCCGGCCAGCACCATGAAAGACGTCAGGGCTATGCTGGTTCTGCAGAACCTCGAGGAGATAGGGACAATCGTATCAACTACCCCCTCGCGGGAGCTCATTGAAGATGGGAAGTTCGGTGACTCATTCGAGGTTCAGGTTGCCTGTGAGGCAGGGGAGGATGCGCTCAGAACAGTCGCTTCCGGCACTGAGATCTCACTCCTTTCCCTCACTCAGTCGCCGGCAGGGGGGGTGGTGAAGGAGTCTTCACCCAGCCCTGCGCCCGGTCCTGCACCCAGTCCGGTCCCGGCCCCTCAGGTTAAACCACAAGCAGAGCCTAACGTCAAACCGCAAACAGAATCAGCGCCGCCGCAACATAGGTCTGCAAAGAGCGAGAAAAGCCGCGAGATCAAGAATATTCGTGTCGATATTCAGCGGCTTGACCGCATGATGAACCTCGTTGAGGATCTGGTTATCAACCGCGGACGTCTTGAGCAGATCGCAAGAAAATACAATATCAAAGAGTTTGACGAGGCTCTGAATATGATCGGCCGTTCGGTCTCCGATCTCCAGAACCTCATGATGGGGATCCGCATGATGCCGCTCGAGCGTATTTTCAACCGTTTCCCGAGGGTCGTGCGGGATGTAGCGAATCACGACAAGAAGGAGGTTGAATTCATCATTGAGGGCGGTGAAACCGAACTTGATCGGAGCATTATGGACGGTCTCGCTGATCCGCTCCTGCATCTCATCCGAAACGCGGTAAACCATGGCATTGAAACCCCTGAGATCCGTGAGGCTAATGGAAAATCAAGAACTGGATTGGTCCGGCTGACGGCATACAGGGATAAAGACAACGTCGTCATCGAGGTTGAGGATGACGGAGCCGGTATTGACCCTGAGAAACTCCGAAGGAAGGCTGTGGAAAAAGGACTCATGACATCCGAAGCCGCTTCCGCCGCAACGAGAGATGACCTGATTAATCTGCTCTTTGAGCCCGGTTTCAGTACGGCTGAGACGATCACCGACATCAGCGGCAGGGGTGTTGGGCTTGATGTAGTCAAAAAGACGATCGAATCGCTCAAAGGAACGATCAAAATTGAGTCTGAGTTGGGCAAGGGAACGAAATTCGAGTTGGTGTTGCCCCCGACGATGGCAATCATCGATGTGATGATGGTCCGCATTAACGGGATGCGCTGTGCTATTCCTATCAGCAATGTCGTTGAGGTTGCGCAGATACGGATGGAGGCGATCCACCAGATCGGCAACAGCGAGGCGATCTTGCTCCGTGACCAGATTCTTCCCATGTACCGCCTGGAGGATATGTTCGGTCGAGCACCCAAGAGCGATACGCTTGTTGTGTTGCAGAATAACGGTAAGAAATGCTGCATAGTTGTTGATACCGTTGATGGGAAGCAGGAGGTAGTGGTAAAACCGCTCTCCGCGCTTGCGGGCAACTGCCGCGGGATCAGCGGGATCACCATCCCCGGAGATGGCGATGTCGTCCCGGTACTCGATGTAAATACAATGATTTAA
- a CDS encoding flagellar protein FlaF, translated as MSAGPLVASATGIALLIVTAYVLIGGTLSTTEVMAEAQSNLVAYQEARMRTAIEIQETVIDNQTLYVKVKNTGSESIVDFPSIDVYLQVEGEPVYVPYGTDLNHWSKVSIEPDGVHPGQIDPGETLTISITYAVGVTPPTWVQVVTPNGVTGSAYINSGE; from the coding sequence ATGAGTGCAGGCCCCCTCGTTGCATCCGCAACGGGTATCGCCCTCCTGATCGTCACAGCCTACGTCCTGATCGGCGGCACCCTCTCCACCACAGAGGTGATGGCCGAGGCGCAGAGCAACCTTGTCGCTTACCAGGAGGCCCGTATGCGGACGGCAATCGAGATCCAGGAGACGGTGATCGACAACCAGACCCTATACGTCAAGGTGAAGAACACCGGAAGCGAGTCTATCGTGGACTTTCCCTCCATCGACGTCTACCTCCAGGTTGAGGGCGAACCGGTCTACGTCCCCTACGGCACCGATCTCAACCACTGGAGCAAGGTAAGCATCGAACCCGACGGTGTCCACCCGGGCCAGATCGATCCCGGCGAGACCCTGACCATCTCTATCACATATGCGGTAGGTGTTACTCCTCCTACATGGGTCCAGGTCGTCACTCCGAATGGCGTCACCGGTTCGGCATACATAAACTCAGGTGAATAA
- a CDS encoding archaellin/type IV pilin N-terminal domain-containing protein — protein sequence MMKLFKNEDAFTGLEAAIVLIAFVVVAAVFSYVMLGAGFYATQEAQRTVHTGSQQASSSMEIIGNVYGHAQGTGTAAYLDYIEFTVGNTAGGSPIDITQTLVTYVCGEKSDVIPYDTTGSIVEDTGTGVIDSGKWGVNKTYNDVGGTRNKLLEPGEQFVLRVYFPDQQLRADTRFSVNLQPAIGAAYPIKKTVPATLYPMNVL from the coding sequence ATGATGAAACTGTTCAAGAATGAGGATGCATTCACCGGCCTTGAGGCAGCGATCGTCCTGATCGCGTTCGTCGTCGTGGCCGCGGTCTTCTCGTACGTGATGCTCGGCGCCGGGTTCTACGCGACCCAGGAGGCGCAGCGGACCGTTCACACCGGGTCGCAGCAGGCCAGTTCCAGCATGGAGATCATCGGCAACGTCTATGGTCATGCTCAGGGTACAGGCACAGCAGCTTACCTTGACTACATCGAGTTCACGGTCGGAAACACTGCAGGCGGTTCGCCGATTGATATCACCCAGACGCTGGTGACCTATGTCTGCGGCGAGAAGTCGGACGTTATACCGTATGACACTACCGGATCCATTGTGGAGGACACTGGAACTGGAGTGATCGATAGCGGTAAATGGGGCGTCAACAAGACATACAACGATGTCGGCGGCACTAGAAACAAACTCCTCGAACCCGGTGAGCAGTTTGTCCTGAGGGTTTACTTCCCGGACCAGCAGTTGAGGGCTGACACCCGGTTCTCCGTGAACCTGCAGCCGGCTATCGGAGCGGCCTACCCGATCAAGAAGACCGTTCCGGCAACCCTTTACCCGATGAACGTCCTCTAA
- a CDS encoding chemotaxis protein CheC, with product MKLDTIQKDALAEFGNIGAAHAATTLSQMLMCPIEMTVPDVQVVDIAEIHKYVSNEISAMIVFQIQGEVADGGYVIVSMPKQTIIQLTNLMLGTGDPDRDINEMDRSAAIEIGNIMISAFLDATAELLGIVMLPSPPALAIDMAHAAFESVVAQMAGEVNDVIIFNTMLTSEAPPVYGGIFMLPNVDLMHQLSLMLERLMEPLS from the coding sequence ATGAAACTCGATACAATTCAAAAAGATGCGCTAGCAGAGTTTGGAAACATTGGTGCTGCCCACGCAGCAACAACCCTCTCCCAGATGTTGATGTGCCCTATTGAGATGACGGTGCCGGACGTGCAGGTCGTCGATATCGCCGAGATACACAAGTACGTCAGCAATGAGATATCGGCCATGATCGTCTTCCAGATTCAGGGCGAGGTTGCGGATGGAGGTTATGTCATCGTCAGCATGCCCAAACAGACCATCATCCAGCTGACGAACTTGATGCTCGGCACGGGCGATCCGGATCGTGATATCAACGAGATGGATCGGAGCGCCGCAATCGAGATCGGGAACATCATGATATCGGCATTTCTTGATGCAACCGCAGAACTGCTGGGCATCGTCATGCTGCCATCCCCGCCGGCGCTGGCCATCGATATGGCGCATGCAGCCTTTGAGTCCGTCGTCGCACAGATGGCTGGTGAGGTGAATGATGTCATCATCTTCAACACCATGTTGACGAGCGAGGCACCGCCTGTTTACGGTGGTATCTTCATGCTTCCGAACGTGGATCTCATGCACCAGCTGTCCCTCATGCTTGAGCGCTTGATGGAACCACTCTCATAG
- a CDS encoding flagellin, with protein MSSETFTTAMFLIAAIISAGVLINAIFPVIYTLSGTITSSSHNVDERLSTDVRIVTTYASGGNDTARVWIKNVGTARISEGNIQLADVFIGTPGNFILLGLAPSGTHTWTYTIHEVTTNNCWDPGETLCIDITSDKIPSKGEAVYFQFVLPSGLSRSITFTAGD; from the coding sequence ATGTCGAGTGAAACCTTCACCACAGCGATGTTCCTCATCGCTGCCATCATCTCGGCCGGGGTTCTTATCAACGCAATCTTCCCCGTGATATATACCCTCTCAGGCACGATCACGTCGTCGTCCCATAATGTGGACGAGCGGTTGAGTACGGACGTGAGGATCGTCACGACGTATGCCAGTGGCGGGAATGATACCGCCAGGGTCTGGATAAAGAACGTCGGCACGGCCCGGATCTCTGAGGGCAACATCCAGCTGGCTGATGTCTTCATAGGCACCCCGGGGAACTTTATCCTGCTTGGCCTGGCCCCGTCGGGAACGCATACTTGGACGTACACGATTCACGAGGTGACCACGAACAACTGCTGGGATCCCGGGGAAACGCTCTGTATCGACATAACCAGCGACAAGATCCCTAGTAAAGGAGAGGCTGTTTACTTCCAGTTTGTCCTTCCATCAGGGCTCTCCCGGTCGATCACGTTTACCGCGGGTGATTAA
- a CDS encoding type II/IV secretion system ATPase subunit, which produces MGSALEATVTLPFEPEFIDEGNDCYNNVESCALYRMLPANARDYVKESPHLLEYLHILPVNTVGIPLFLSELKKDLRSIENPNIIYPVNETTFIHIFPDPDDVRNWYIPIEPSFLHSVKAILPVIEEKLIDMIDALDEEPVTEKARIEVLKNFIRQLVYIQQPGEVIDPSLLAGAEPKDFKARIKNFLTSDIGASPKPPRVSSDRLELADGRLVLSPQEYKALEYLIIRDKIEMGTLKPFLSDSYIEDITCDGVGPIFIEHKIFKGLKSVVGFRDSAELDAFVIKLAERIKRPLTYRNPIVDATLPDGSRINIVYGTEISKHGSNFTIRKVNEVPLSILQVIESGACNYMMAAYLWICLEFGMSLFVSGETASGKTTTLNALTTFLPPESKIVSIEDTPELTVPHRNWTREVAKAKGKGEGEGADVTMFDLLKSALRQRPNRILVGEIRGVEGSVAFSAMQTGHPVMSTFHAASVEKLIQRLCGDPINIPKTYVDNLNLVIIQSAVKRPDGETVRRMLSINELVGYDPETQGFSFMATFIWDPATDTFTFTGKGSSYLLENKIATMLGIPENRRADIYDEVDKRARILERLHKAGYTQFWDLFHMTTKIRKQGLLNIEV; this is translated from the coding sequence ATGGGATCGGCGTTGGAAGCAACGGTAACCCTCCCCTTCGAGCCTGAGTTCATCGATGAGGGGAATGATTGCTACAACAACGTGGAGTCCTGCGCGCTTTACCGAATGCTCCCGGCAAACGCCCGGGATTACGTTAAGGAGAGTCCCCATCTTCTTGAGTATCTCCACATCCTGCCGGTCAACACCGTCGGGATCCCTCTCTTCCTCTCGGAACTGAAAAAAGACTTGCGTTCGATTGAGAACCCGAACATCATTTACCCGGTGAATGAGACGACGTTCATCCACATCTTCCCGGACCCGGATGACGTCCGAAACTGGTATATCCCGATCGAGCCGTCGTTTCTCCATTCCGTCAAGGCAATCCTCCCGGTGATCGAGGAGAAACTAATCGATATGATCGATGCTCTTGACGAAGAGCCGGTGACCGAGAAAGCGCGTATTGAGGTGCTCAAGAACTTCATCCGGCAACTTGTGTACATCCAGCAGCCAGGCGAGGTGATCGACCCATCCCTGCTCGCTGGCGCCGAACCAAAAGACTTTAAGGCCCGGATCAAGAACTTCCTCACCAGCGATATCGGTGCGTCGCCAAAGCCGCCGCGGGTCTCCTCCGACCGTCTCGAGCTTGCCGACGGAAGGCTGGTCCTCTCGCCGCAGGAGTATAAGGCGCTCGAATACCTGATCATCCGCGACAAGATCGAGATGGGAACACTCAAACCGTTCCTCTCCGACTCCTACATCGAAGATATCACCTGCGACGGCGTCGGCCCGATCTTTATCGAGCACAAGATCTTCAAGGGCTTGAAGTCTGTCGTCGGGTTCCGGGACTCAGCGGAGCTCGATGCTTTTGTCATCAAACTCGCCGAGCGGATCAAGCGGCCGCTGACGTACAGAAACCCCATCGTGGATGCGACCCTCCCTGACGGCTCACGTATCAACATCGTTTACGGGACCGAGATCAGCAAGCACGGGAGCAACTTCACCATTCGTAAAGTGAACGAGGTTCCCCTGAGTATCCTGCAGGTCATCGAGAGCGGGGCATGCAACTACATGATGGCTGCCTACCTCTGGATCTGCCTTGAGTTCGGAATGTCGCTGTTTGTCTCCGGAGAGACGGCGAGCGGCAAGACAACGACCTTAAACGCGCTTACGACCTTCCTCCCGCCAGAGAGTAAGATCGTTTCCATTGAGGATACCCCGGAACTGACGGTCCCTCACCGTAACTGGACCCGCGAGGTCGCGAAGGCCAAGGGGAAGGGTGAAGGTGAAGGCGCGGATGTCACAATGTTCGACCTCCTGAAATCCGCCCTCCGTCAGCGTCCGAACCGGATCCTGGTCGGTGAGATTCGTGGTGTGGAAGGCTCCGTCGCTTTCTCTGCGATGCAGACCGGTCACCCTGTGATGAGCACCTTCCACGCCGCATCGGTTGAGAAACTGATCCAGCGTCTCTGTGGTGATCCGATCAATATTCCGAAGACTTATGTCGACAACTTAAATCTGGTCATCATCCAGAGCGCTGTAAAACGCCCCGATGGCGAAACCGTCCGAAGGATGCTCAGCATCAACGAGCTCGTCGGTTATGACCCTGAAACCCAGGGGTTCTCCTTCATGGCGACGTTCATCTGGGACCCTGCAACCGATACCTTTACCTTCACCGGGAAAGGGAGCAGTTACCTCCTCGAGAATAAGATCGCAACGATGCTTGGTATCCCCGAGAATCGGCGGGCCGATATCTATGATGAAGTCGATAAACGTGCGAGAATTCTTGAGCGGCTTCACAAAGCAGGGTACACCCAGTTCTGGGACCTCTTCCACATGACCACGAAGATCAGGAAGCAAGGACTGCTTAACATAGAGGTGTAG
- the flaJ gene encoding archaellar assembly protein FlaJ: MFEDMAERLRTANQGKMPFEEQVEALYNIRDYILEKKKMEQDLLLMYTYMAAITTASVTRPEIFQYTSERFEYIPSRYIAKVQRLVAGWGHSYASGLRAIADRCRNETLQSMLHRYANAIDSGVPDDDFIGTELSSIRSIYRNTFEQGIELLKKWGDAYIAMLLSAALVAIILMISVAIYAPEGIDATLNTSYFIILVISVFGLTIMYRAVPDDPRTHGLAEICSKEQEIIRRLERLVVPITAAIALVLILLGVNAGIIFLLVGLLLMPLGIIGYIDDVNVINRDNDFATFIRSLGSVMGGKGITTADALQEVDRKSLPYLEPFIDSVASKLNLGLDEAGSWRKFIGETGSYLIYKYMNIFRDAVTLGGSPDQIGKIVGSSMLEQVLLRRKRDMMVKGFVVLLVPMHAAMIGIFVFLFEILLTMSHAVAEVMNHFDEASAALTGGSSTLGGSAIGSLSIFVNFPEDTMRAYVVTILLMLTVANMLAGKIVMGGDRYLYYFFASLLCVATGIVYIVAPIVVSTFFTIPTFVGI; the protein is encoded by the coding sequence TTGTTTGAGGATATGGCCGAGCGGTTGCGAACCGCAAACCAGGGAAAGATGCCGTTTGAGGAGCAGGTTGAAGCCCTCTACAATATCCGGGACTATATCCTCGAGAAGAAGAAGATGGAGCAGGACCTGCTCCTCATGTACACCTACATGGCTGCGATCACCACGGCTTCCGTAACCCGGCCTGAAATCTTCCAGTACACCTCCGAGCGGTTTGAATACATTCCCTCGCGCTACATCGCAAAAGTACAGCGTCTGGTTGCTGGATGGGGGCACAGTTATGCCAGCGGGCTTCGGGCGATCGCTGATAGGTGCCGGAACGAAACCCTCCAGAGCATGCTCCATCGGTACGCCAACGCTATTGACTCCGGCGTTCCGGATGATGATTTCATCGGCACGGAATTATCAAGCATCCGGAGCATCTACCGCAACACGTTTGAGCAGGGGATTGAACTCCTGAAGAAATGGGGTGACGCCTACATCGCGATGCTCCTCTCCGCCGCCCTTGTTGCCATCATCCTCATGATATCGGTGGCTATTTACGCTCCCGAAGGAATAGACGCGACCCTGAACACATCCTACTTTATTATTCTCGTGATATCGGTCTTCGGCCTTACAATCATGTATCGGGCTGTCCCCGATGATCCCCGCACGCACGGGCTTGCCGAGATCTGCTCAAAGGAGCAGGAGATCATCAGGAGACTGGAGCGGTTGGTCGTCCCGATTACCGCAGCAATCGCACTTGTGCTCATTCTTCTCGGCGTCAACGCGGGTATCATCTTCCTGCTTGTCGGCCTGCTCCTGATGCCTCTCGGGATTATCGGCTATATCGACGATGTGAACGTCATCAATCGGGACAACGATTTTGCCACGTTCATCCGGAGTCTCGGCTCGGTGATGGGAGGTAAGGGGATCACCACCGCTGACGCGCTCCAGGAAGTGGACCGAAAATCGCTTCCCTACCTTGAACCGTTCATCGACTCGGTTGCGTCGAAGTTAAACCTCGGACTCGATGAAGCCGGAAGCTGGAGGAAGTTCATCGGCGAGACCGGCAGTTACCTGATCTACAAGTACATGAACATCTTCCGCGATGCCGTCACCCTCGGCGGATCCCCGGACCAGATCGGGAAGATTGTCGGCTCCTCGATGCTCGAGCAGGTGCTGCTCCGGAGGAAGCGCGACATGATGGTGAAAGGATTTGTCGTCCTGCTCGTCCCGATGCACGCGGCGATGATCGGGATCTTCGTCTTCCTCTTTGAGATCCTTCTAACCATGTCCCATGCTGTGGCAGAAGTAATGAATCACTTTGATGAGGCCTCAGCAGCGCTCACGGGTGGGTCATCCACGCTCGGTGGATCCGCGATCGGTTCCTTAAGTATCTTCGTAAATTTCCCGGAAGACACGATGCGAGCCTATGTCGTGACAATCCTCCTGATGCTGACTGTTGCAAATATGCTTGCAGGAAAGATTGTCATGGGTGGTGACCGCTACCTGTACTACTTCTTTGCAAGTCTGCTCTGTGTGGCCACCGGCATCGTCTACATCGTGGCTCCGATCGTTGTGAGTACATTCTTTACCATTCCGACATTCGTGGGGATTTAG
- a CDS encoding ATPase domain-containing protein → MNTSVDANSNTLEKPDILSTGNTELDKKIADGLPLSSLTLVEGENDTGKSVLTQQIIWGALKQGFNVDLFSTENTSKSFLSQMESMSLDISDYFAWGYLRVFPMHVVGFEWTKEKMQGTLERMIAYMEQSRAEVIVIDSLTLFTEYATQDTVLTFFTNCKNLVDHGKTILITLHTYAFVEDSLVRIRSICDAHLFMKKALVGGKYVMMLEVVKVRGARKTTGNIISFEVHPGYGMKIIPVSVAKV, encoded by the coding sequence ATGAACACGAGCGTAGACGCAAACAGCAATACCCTCGAGAAGCCCGACATCCTCTCGACCGGGAACACCGAGCTCGACAAGAAGATCGCCGATGGCCTCCCGCTCTCGTCGCTCACCCTCGTCGAGGGTGAGAACGACACGGGAAAGAGCGTGCTTACCCAGCAGATCATCTGGGGTGCCTTAAAGCAGGGGTTCAACGTCGATCTATTCTCGACCGAGAACACGAGCAAGAGTTTCCTCTCCCAGATGGAGTCGATGAGTCTCGATATCTCCGACTACTTTGCCTGGGGCTACCTTCGGGTCTTTCCCATGCACGTTGTGGGTTTCGAGTGGACAAAGGAGAAGATGCAGGGAACGCTCGAGCGGATGATCGCCTACATGGAGCAGAGCAGAGCAGAGGTGATCGTCATCGACTCGCTCACCCTCTTCACCGAGTACGCGACGCAGGACACGGTCCTCACGTTCTTTACCAACTGCAAGAACCTCGTGGACCACGGGAAGACCATCTTGATCACCCTGCATACCTACGCCTTCGTTGAAGACTCTCTTGTCCGGATCCGATCGATCTGCGATGCGCACCTCTTCATGAAGAAGGCACTCGTCGGAGGCAAGTATGTTATGATGCTTGAGGTCGTCAAGGTCCGCGGTGCACGAAAGACTACAGGAAACATCATCAGTTTCGAAGTTCATCCCGGGTACGGCATGAAGATCATCCCGGTCTCGGTCGCGAAGGTGTGA
- a CDS encoding response regulator, giving the protein MGRILIVDDTMFMRTLLKNILFSGGHDIVGEAADGAEALAKYQELKPDLVTMDIVMPKMNGIEALKAIKAADPSAKVIMCTAVGQEQMVKLAVKSGAKGYIIKPFQAPKVLEEVKNVLSA; this is encoded by the coding sequence ATGGGGAGAATCCTGATCGTCGATGATACAATGTTTATGCGAACGCTGTTAAAGAACATCCTCTTCTCCGGCGGGCACGATATTGTCGGTGAAGCCGCGGACGGAGCTGAGGCACTTGCTAAGTACCAGGAATTAAAACCCGATCTCGTCACGATGGATATTGTTATGCCGAAAATGAATGGGATCGAGGCGCTCAAGGCCATAAAAGCTGCTGACCCGTCTGCAAAGGTTATTATGTGCACAGCAGTCGGCCAAGAGCAGATGGTCAAACTCGCTGTCAAAAGCGGGGCGAAAGGTTACATCATCAAGCCGTTCCAGGCTCCGAAAGTTCTTGAAGAAGTAAAGAACGTTCTCAGTGCGTGA
- a CDS encoding CheF family chemotaxis protein, translated as MKSVPIKIEYGGKWVATTMGIGEDRIRIDAPLNREVPYKSMVDLREKKNQVVITAGANGEDVYQIASVEKVLTVLKKFIIMQCSAYRLNAFFMSPAIRGGVLVQDARWNKGAIAVMKTGIWFVSQDTQVCIPLDEVADIELTSREIQEKNLDVVKIDHLIENEVVTSFVLCPLTTLQVLYNFLKEATRDFEVNEEIDPLIGQVAMLVYSGMDSSAIENMLKLSHKDIDAIYEQLINKGLAEVLYVRKEVQLTAKGVRYISNAMKSPTG; from the coding sequence ATGAAGTCTGTTCCAATAAAAATCGAGTATGGGGGCAAATGGGTTGCGACAACCATGGGTATCGGAGAGGATCGGATCCGCATCGATGCCCCTCTCAATCGTGAGGTGCCCTACAAGTCCATGGTTGATCTCAGAGAGAAGAAGAACCAGGTGGTGATCACTGCTGGTGCAAATGGGGAAGATGTTTATCAAATTGCATCCGTCGAGAAGGTCCTCACAGTCTTGAAAAAGTTTATCATCATGCAATGCAGCGCCTACCGGTTAAACGCCTTCTTCATGTCCCCCGCAATCCGCGGTGGAGTCCTTGTCCAGGATGCCCGGTGGAATAAGGGAGCGATTGCCGTCATGAAGACCGGCATCTGGTTTGTCAGCCAGGACACTCAGGTCTGCATTCCACTAGATGAGGTGGCCGACATCGAACTCACATCCCGCGAGATCCAGGAGAAGAATCTCGATGTCGTAAAGATCGATCACCTCATTGAGAATGAGGTCGTGACAAGTTTTGTCCTCTGTCCACTGACGACACTTCAGGTTCTCTACAACTTCCTTAAAGAGGCGACGCGTGACTTCGAGGTAAATGAGGAGATCGACCCCCTGATCGGGCAGGTGGCCATGCTGGTCTACAGCGGGATGGATTCGAGTGCTATTGAGAATATGCTCAAACTCTCCCACAAGGACATTGACGCCATCTATGAACAACTCATCAACAAGGGACTCGCCGAAGTACTCTATGTAAGAAAGGAGGTTCAGTTGACGGCGAAAGGGGTAAGATACATCTCTAACGCAATGAAATCACCAACAGGTTAA
- the cheB gene encoding chemotaxis-specific protein-glutamate methyltransferase CheB, giving the protein MIRVLIVDDSLFIRTILRDMLKGSPDIEVIGTAVNGIDALKKISELEPDAITLDIEMPRMGGLEVLEALQGMSPRPKVLVLSTLTSRQAEMTHRALRLGADDFMLKPRDIQNVKGIEKELIQKIRNLVVLPTAVKPIATRRNAADTVVLIGSSAGGPPMLDTLLSALPAELPAAVIVTQHMPEGFTASLAERLNRVSHLPVKETENGDTLEAGVILVSKAGYHTVISGEYAGAGRKYGRVVHSTAPPLHAVRPAVDKTFSSAARVFGPRTVSVILSGMGCDGGEGTLAVKTAGGTTMVCAEEDCLVYGMARSALARNCVDKVVPLKNLAHEIARTVVRFGVNHV; this is encoded by the coding sequence ATGATTCGGGTTTTGATCGTCGACGACTCACTCTTTATCCGGACGATACTCCGGGATATGCTCAAAGGCAGTCCGGATATAGAGGTCATCGGGACGGCGGTCAATGGTATTGATGCCCTCAAGAAGATATCGGAGCTCGAACCTGACGCCATCACCCTTGATATCGAGATGCCCAGAATGGGTGGTCTTGAGGTGCTCGAAGCACTCCAGGGGATGAGTCCTAGGCCGAAGGTGCTCGTCTTGAGTACGCTGACATCCCGGCAGGCCGAGATGACTCACCGGGCGCTTCGCCTTGGGGCGGACGATTTCATGCTCAAACCGAGAGATATCCAGAACGTCAAAGGGATAGAGAAGGAACTCATCCAGAAGATCCGAAACCTTGTCGTTCTTCCTACGGCCGTAAAGCCTATTGCAACCCGGAGGAATGCCGCCGATACAGTGGTGCTGATAGGTTCTTCGGCCGGGGGACCGCCGATGCTTGACACACTCCTCTCCGCACTCCCGGCTGAGTTGCCTGCGGCAGTCATCGTCACCCAGCATATGCCCGAGGGATTCACTGCATCGCTTGCCGAGCGCCTGAATCGCGTATCGCACCTGCCGGTAAAGGAGACTGAAAACGGGGACACTCTGGAGGCCGGAGTGATCCTGGTCTCGAAGGCGGGCTACCACACTGTGATCTCAGGGGAGTATGCCGGTGCCGGCAGAAAGTACGGACGGGTCGTCCACTCGACCGCTCCTCCCCTCCATGCGGTCCGGCCCGCCGTGGACAAGACTTTCTCCTCAGCGGCGCGCGTTTTTGGTCCACGCACCGTCTCGGTTATCCTCTCGGGGATGGGATGCGACGGCGGCGAAGGGACTCTTGCTGTGAAGACCGCGGGCGGGACCACGATGGTCTGCGCTGAAGAGGACTGTCTCGTATATGGGATGGCACGTTCTGCCCTTGCAAGAAACTGCGTCGACAAGGTGGTTCCACTCAAGAATCTGGCGCATGAGATCGCGAGAACTGTTGTTCGGTTCGGGGTCAACCATGTCTGA